In Paraburkholderia sp. BL10I2N1, a single genomic region encodes these proteins:
- a CDS encoding enoyl-CoA hydratase-related protein: MSEQHTDKEKDTGSASALIEVTREGPVAVVTLNNPGRRNAMGRQMRQLLRDTMHRLMWADPESRAIVLTGAGEHFCAGADISEMTKRTILQSREILAESCVVVRDMLAGAKPVVAAVEGVAFGAGLSLAVATDYVVAASNARFCAAFLRVGLIPDTGILWTLPEKIGMARAREMLSLAAEIDGVKAGEMGMANQVVAPGAARAAAIEVACGLAEHPPLGVALLKAALTDGATTMDAALRAEIDYQPVLRQSRDHQAACHAFFDKSKPVFTGQ; this comes from the coding sequence ATGAGCGAACAGCATACGGATAAGGAAAAGGACACGGGCAGTGCATCAGCGTTGATCGAGGTGACCCGGGAAGGTCCTGTGGCCGTCGTTACGCTGAACAATCCTGGTCGCCGCAATGCGATGGGGCGGCAGATGCGTCAGTTGTTGCGCGACACGATGCACCGCCTGATGTGGGCCGACCCCGAATCGCGCGCCATCGTGCTGACTGGCGCGGGCGAGCACTTTTGCGCGGGAGCCGACATCTCCGAAATGACGAAGCGGACCATCCTGCAAAGCCGCGAGATTCTGGCTGAATCGTGCGTCGTGGTGCGCGACATGCTGGCGGGAGCAAAGCCGGTTGTCGCCGCCGTCGAAGGCGTGGCGTTTGGCGCGGGGCTGTCGCTGGCCGTGGCAACCGATTACGTGGTGGCGGCGTCGAATGCGCGCTTTTGCGCGGCGTTTCTGCGTGTCGGGCTGATTCCCGATACCGGCATCCTGTGGACGCTCCCGGAAAAAATCGGCATGGCGCGCGCGAGAGAAATGCTGTCGCTCGCGGCCGAAATCGACGGCGTCAAGGCGGGCGAGATGGGTATGGCGAACCAGGTCGTCGCGCCCGGAGCTGCGCGCGCGGCTGCGATCGAAGTGGCCTGCGGCCTCGCTGAACATCCGCCGCTTGGCGTCGCGCTGCTCAAGGCCGCACTGACCGACGGCGCTACCACGATGGATGCGGCATTACGCGCTGAGATCGACTATCAGCCGGTACTGCGTCAGTCCAGAGATCATCAGGCCGCATGTCATGCGTTTTTCGACAAGAGCAAGCCGGTCTTTACCGGTCAATGA
- a CDS encoding enoyl-CoA hydratase/isomerase family protein yields the protein MSVEKNEALHGADGEPGADDANEIVQVRHEGDVAVVAMNYPQRRNAFSMKMRVALTDAFQRLFHEDAATRAIVLTGTGGHFCAGGDLSEMQAGTPPLLELRERIAVGVRLFRLIYTGTKPVVAAVEGTCFGAGLSLAAACDLTVSSSAAKYCCAFAKVGLLPDTGLLWTLPQKVGGGKARELMLKADVIDAATALRIGLVNQTAEPGGALDAALELATRFASYPPVTLALLKASLVNSGNSIEDAWRLEVDLNPLTRQTSDHTEAVAAFMEKRKPVFTGS from the coding sequence ATGAGTGTCGAGAAAAATGAAGCGCTGCATGGCGCGGATGGCGAGCCGGGCGCAGACGATGCGAATGAGATCGTGCAGGTGCGCCACGAGGGTGATGTGGCTGTCGTCGCGATGAACTATCCGCAACGCCGCAATGCCTTCTCGATGAAGATGCGCGTTGCGTTGACGGATGCGTTCCAGCGCCTTTTTCACGAGGATGCCGCCACACGGGCGATCGTGCTGACCGGCACCGGCGGCCATTTCTGCGCGGGCGGCGACTTGTCCGAAATGCAGGCCGGTACGCCGCCGCTGCTCGAACTGCGCGAACGCATAGCCGTCGGCGTGCGCCTGTTCCGCTTGATCTACACGGGCACCAAGCCGGTCGTCGCGGCGGTAGAGGGCACCTGTTTTGGCGCCGGGCTGTCGCTGGCTGCCGCGTGCGATCTCACGGTGAGCTCCAGTGCTGCGAAATATTGCTGTGCCTTCGCCAAGGTGGGTTTGCTGCCTGACACCGGCCTTCTTTGGACACTGCCGCAGAAGGTCGGCGGCGGCAAGGCGCGTGAATTGATGTTGAAAGCGGACGTGATCGACGCGGCTACCGCGCTGCGCATTGGCCTCGTCAATCAGACTGCTGAGCCTGGCGGCGCGCTCGATGCCGCACTTGAACTTGCCACGCGCTTCGCCAGCTATCCGCCCGTTACGCTCGCGTTGCTGAAAGCGAGTCTCGTCAACTCCGGCAATTCGATCGAAGACGCGTGGCGGCTGGAGGTGGATCTGAACCCGCTGACGCGTCAGACCAGTGACCACACGGAAGCCGTGGCGGCCTTCATGGAGAAGCGCAAACCCGTTTTTACCGGCAGTTGA
- a CDS encoding enoyl-CoA hydratase-related protein: protein MREQATGDATQIVQVHQDEAIAIVTLNYPERRNAFSLKMRETLYDRLHHLMHHEEGCRAIVLTGASNTFCAGGDISEMKPRKVLEYRERNQLPLEIFRLMVSGPKAIVAAVEGFALGAGLSLAAACDMVVSSSTARYASAFVKVGLMPDTGLYWSLAQRIGGGRARELMLSAREFNGVEALEMGFANQVAEPGQALAAALEVARQYAALPAVATAHLKAALATGIRTLDDAIETEVNVQPILRRSREHQEAVSAFMEKRKPVFVAD from the coding sequence ATGAGGGAACAGGCCACCGGCGATGCGACGCAGATCGTGCAGGTTCACCAGGATGAGGCGATCGCAATCGTCACGTTGAACTACCCTGAACGGCGTAACGCGTTCTCGCTGAAAATGCGCGAAACGCTGTACGATCGTCTGCATCACCTGATGCACCATGAGGAAGGCTGCCGGGCCATCGTACTGACGGGCGCCAGCAACACGTTTTGTGCGGGTGGTGACATCTCGGAGATGAAACCGCGCAAGGTGCTCGAATATCGCGAGCGCAACCAGTTGCCGCTGGAGATTTTCAGGCTGATGGTGTCAGGGCCGAAGGCCATCGTCGCGGCCGTCGAAGGTTTTGCATTGGGTGCTGGCCTTTCGCTGGCTGCCGCGTGCGACATGGTGGTCAGTTCATCGACGGCACGTTACGCCAGTGCCTTCGTCAAGGTCGGCTTGATGCCGGATACCGGCCTTTACTGGTCTCTCGCCCAGCGCATCGGCGGCGGACGGGCGCGTGAACTGATGCTGAGCGCGCGTGAATTCAATGGCGTCGAAGCGTTGGAGATGGGCTTTGCCAATCAGGTTGCCGAGCCCGGGCAGGCGCTCGCTGCCGCGCTGGAAGTCGCTCGCCAGTATGCGGCGCTGCCGGCAGTGGCCACGGCGCATCTCAAGGCGGCGCTGGCTACAGGTATCCGCACGCTCGACGATGCGATCGAAACCGAAGTCAATGTGCAGCCTATCCTGCGCCGCAGCCGTGAACACCAAGAGGCCGTCAGCGCCTTCATGGAAAAGCGCAAACCGGTATTCGTGGCCGACTAG
- a CDS encoding SDR family oxidoreductase, whose protein sequence is MFTPDLLKDKKILITGGGTGLGKSIGRRYLELGAELVICGRRKEVLDATANEFRSAISGSRVTTITADVRDAESVEAMMDTIWRDRPLDLLLNNAAANFIARTETLSARAVDAVLDIVLHGSFYCTIAAGRRWIDAGRKGNVISTVSTPTITGSAFTVPSAAAKAGVLAMTRSLAVEWGPKGIRLNAVAPGLFPTEGAWEQLYPPGSQVEPQDRSVPLRRFGDHIELADLYAYLASDGSGYITGDMIVIDGGRWMQGVGGPTFRAMQDWSDEQWDAMRAHARKS, encoded by the coding sequence ATGTTCACACCCGACCTGCTTAAGGACAAAAAGATTCTGATCACCGGCGGTGGCACCGGCCTTGGCAAAAGTATTGGCCGGCGCTATCTGGAACTCGGAGCGGAACTGGTGATTTGCGGACGCCGCAAGGAAGTGCTCGACGCTACCGCCAATGAATTTCGCAGCGCTATCAGCGGGTCCCGTGTCACCACGATCACCGCTGACGTGCGCGACGCCGAGTCGGTCGAAGCGATGATGGACACCATCTGGCGTGATCGTCCGCTGGACCTGCTGCTCAACAACGCAGCAGCCAATTTCATCGCGCGCACCGAAACGCTCTCGGCGCGTGCGGTCGATGCGGTGCTGGACATCGTGCTGCACGGCAGCTTTTATTGCACGATCGCCGCGGGGAGGCGCTGGATCGACGCCGGGCGCAAGGGCAACGTGATCAGCACAGTATCAACACCGACCATCACGGGTTCGGCTTTCACCGTGCCGTCCGCGGCTGCGAAGGCCGGCGTGCTCGCGATGACACGCAGTCTCGCGGTCGAATGGGGGCCGAAGGGAATTCGGCTGAACGCCGTGGCGCCGGGCCTGTTCCCGACCGAAGGCGCCTGGGAACAGCTCTACCCACCAGGTTCACAGGTGGAACCGCAGGATCGCAGCGTGCCGCTGCGGCGCTTTGGCGACCATATCGAACTGGCTGATCTGTACGCGTACCTGGCTTCCGATGGCTCCGGATACATCACTGGCGACATGATCGTGATCGACGGGGGCCGCTGGATGCAGGGCGTGGGTGGTCCCACGTTTCGTGCGATGCAGGACTGGAGCGACGAGCAGTGGGACGCCATGCGTGCTCACGCGAGGAAGAGCTGA
- a CDS encoding CaiB/BaiF CoA-transferase family protein — protein sequence MGPLAGIKIIELAGIGPGPMCAMLLADLGATVLRIERRQPVRLGIERPLRYNLLLRNRRTIALDLKDPAAIDLVLTLVEGADALIEGFRPGVTERLGLGPQVCLERNPKLAYGRITGWGQEGPLAPYAGHDLNYIAITGVLNAIGRRNQPPSIPLNLIGDYAGGSLYLAMGLLSAILHAREGGTGQVVDAAIVDGTANLATTFFGMQAAGIWRDQRGTNITDSGSHFYDVYECADGKWITVGPIEDKFYRELLRLLDISPDTLGAQLEQNNWPAARAVFALRFKTRSRAQWTTLLEHSDACFAPVLSWCEAPEHPHLKARGTFIEIDGIVQPAPAPRFSATVPATPTPPEAPDPATVDAALSVWLDTQRINELKQAGTLA from the coding sequence ATGGGACCGCTCGCTGGCATCAAGATCATCGAACTGGCCGGTATCGGGCCGGGCCCGATGTGCGCAATGCTGCTCGCGGACCTCGGTGCAACGGTGTTGCGTATCGAACGGCGGCAACCCGTCAGGCTCGGCATCGAGCGTCCGTTGCGTTACAACCTGCTGCTGCGCAATCGCAGGACGATCGCACTGGATCTGAAGGATCCTGCCGCCATCGACCTCGTGCTGACGCTGGTGGAGGGGGCAGACGCGCTGATCGAAGGTTTTCGCCCGGGCGTGACCGAGCGCCTGGGCCTCGGGCCGCAAGTGTGCCTGGAACGCAATCCAAAGCTGGCCTACGGTCGCATCACCGGTTGGGGGCAGGAGGGGCCGCTCGCACCATATGCGGGTCATGATCTGAACTACATCGCGATCACGGGCGTGCTGAACGCGATTGGCCGTCGCAATCAACCGCCATCGATCCCTTTGAACCTGATCGGCGACTACGCAGGCGGCTCGCTGTATCTGGCAATGGGTCTGCTCTCCGCCATCCTTCACGCCCGTGAGGGCGGCACGGGGCAGGTGGTGGACGCGGCAATCGTCGATGGCACTGCGAATCTGGCCACGACCTTTTTCGGCATGCAGGCGGCGGGTATCTGGCGTGACCAGCGAGGCACCAATATCACCGATTCGGGCTCGCATTTCTACGACGTCTACGAATGCGCCGACGGCAAGTGGATTACGGTGGGTCCGATTGAAGACAAGTTCTATCGGGAACTGCTGCGTCTGCTCGATATCTCGCCGGACACGCTCGGTGCCCAGCTCGAGCAGAACAACTGGCCGGCCGCGCGTGCCGTGTTCGCGCTCAGGTTCAAAACCCGCAGCCGGGCTCAGTGGACCACCTTGCTGGAGCATTCGGATGCATGCTTCGCCCCTGTTCTATCGTGGTGCGAAGCGCCTGAGCATCCTCATCTGAAGGCGCGCGGAACCTTCATCGAAATCGACGGGATCGTGCAGCCCGCGCCCGCGCCGCGCTTTTCCGCAACGGTGCCCGCGACGCCGACGCCACCCGAAGCACCTGATCCCGCGACTGTCGATGCCGCGCTGTCGGTCTGGCTCGACACTCAGAGAATCAATGAACTGAAACAGGCAGGGACTCTGGCTTGA
- a CDS encoding thiolase produces MEFNLRGRTALVAGATYGIGEAPGMSSLDLAARASVDALAQVGLSPGDVDGLFVCTPDDMLSGLTFAEYLGIHPRFTDNNRSGGSAFEIYAHTAAMALVTGQIDVALIAYGSNQRSASGKLVQSSRPSPWESPYKPMNPVSSYALAAARHMHQYGTTRRDLAEVAVAARKWAQLNPDAYVRAPLTIDDVLGARLVSDPLSVRDCCLVTDGAAAVVMVRADRARDLTDKPVYLLGAASATSHREIASMPDLTVTAARESGQRAYEMAGVSAADIDVAMLYDAFTINTILFLEDLGFCPKGEGGRFVSDGGIAPGGRLAVNTNGGGLSCVHPGMYGLFLMEEAMRQLTGRAGERQVPGARLAVAHGNGGVLSSQATVILGTEEAL; encoded by the coding sequence ATGGAATTCAACTTACGTGGGCGTACCGCGCTGGTGGCTGGCGCGACATACGGTATCGGTGAGGCGCCGGGGATGTCGTCGCTGGATCTCGCCGCGCGCGCATCCGTCGATGCACTGGCGCAGGTCGGACTGTCTCCGGGCGACGTCGACGGCCTGTTTGTCTGCACCCCGGACGATATGTTGTCTGGCCTGACATTCGCGGAGTACCTTGGCATCCACCCCAGGTTCACCGACAACAACCGCAGCGGCGGCTCGGCATTCGAGATCTACGCGCACACGGCGGCAATGGCGCTCGTCACGGGCCAGATCGACGTTGCGCTGATCGCCTACGGCAGCAACCAACGCAGTGCGTCGGGCAAACTGGTGCAGTCGTCGCGCCCATCGCCGTGGGAAAGTCCGTATAAGCCAATGAATCCGGTGTCGTCGTATGCGCTTGCCGCAGCACGTCACATGCACCAGTACGGCACGACCCGCAGGGATCTTGCCGAGGTCGCGGTAGCGGCACGCAAGTGGGCCCAGCTCAACCCGGACGCATACGTGCGTGCGCCGCTGACTATCGACGATGTGCTGGGCGCGCGCCTCGTATCCGATCCGCTATCCGTGCGCGATTGTTGTCTTGTGACCGACGGCGCGGCTGCCGTGGTGATGGTGCGCGCCGACCGCGCTCGCGATCTGACGGACAAACCGGTGTATCTGCTCGGTGCGGCTTCTGCCACTTCGCATCGTGAGATTGCGAGCATGCCCGATCTGACCGTGACCGCTGCAAGGGAATCCGGGCAGCGCGCCTACGAGATGGCCGGTGTCAGTGCCGCCGACATCGACGTCGCGATGCTGTACGACGCGTTCACGATCAACACGATCCTGTTCCTTGAGGATCTGGGCTTTTGCCCGAAGGGCGAGGGCGGCCGTTTCGTCTCGGACGGGGGGATTGCGCCGGGCGGCCGTCTTGCAGTCAACACCAACGGGGGCGGCTTGTCCTGCGTGCATCCAGGCATGTACGGATTGTTTCTGATGGAAGAAGCGATGCGGCAGCTCACAGGGCGTGCCGGTGAGCGGCAGGTGCCGGGCGCGCGGCTTGCCGTCGCGCATGGCAACGGAGGCGTATTGTCGAGTCAGGCCACCGTTATTCTCGGCACTGAAGAAGCGTTGTGA